One Ricinus communis isolate WT05 ecotype wild-type chromosome 2, ASM1957865v1, whole genome shotgun sequence DNA segment encodes these proteins:
- the LOC8263242 gene encoding putative 12-oxophytodienoate reductase 11, with product MNSDTEQETNTAMSPTIPLLTPYKLGNFSLSHRVVLAPLTRQRSYNNVPQPHAILYYSQRTTKGGLLITEATGVSDTAQGYPDTPGIWTKEQVEAWKPIVDAVHAKGGIFFCQIWHVGRVSNSGFQPNGQAPISSTDKPLTPQLRSNGIDIAEFTPPRRLRTDEIPQIVHDFRMAARNALNAGFDGVEIHGAHGYLIDQFMKDKVNDRTDQYGGSLENRCRFALEVVEAVANEIGADKLGIRLSPFADYMESGDSNPKALGLYMAESLNKLGILYCHMVEPRMKTAWEKSDCPNSLVPMRKAFKGSFIAAGGYNNEDGNKAVEENRADLVAFGRFFLANPDLPRRFELNAPLEKYIRETFYISDPVLGYTDYPFLEATA from the exons ATGAATTCAGACACCGAACAAGAAACCAACACTGCCATGTCTCCCACCATTCCTCTCCTTACTCCGTACAAGTTGGGCAACTTCAGCCTTTCGCATAG AGTTGTTCTGGCACCATTAACTAGGCAGAGATCATATAACAATGTCCCTCAGCCACATGCTATCTTGTATTACTCTCAGAGAACAACCAAAGGAGGTCTTCTTATAACTGAAGCCACTGGAGTTTCTGACACTGCTCAAGG GTATCCTGACACTCCAGGCATTTGGACCAAAGAACAAGTTGAGGCATGGAAACCCATAGTAGATGCTGTTCATGCCAAAGGCGGTATCTTCTTTTGTCAAATTTGGCATGTTGGCAGAGTTTCAAATTCAG GTTTTCAACCAAATGGACAGGCTCCAATATCTTCTACAGACAAGCCTTTGACTCCTCAACTTCGAAGTAATGGAATTGATATTGCAGAGTTCACACCTCCTAGGCGACTAAGAACAGATGAAATTCCTCAAATTGTGCATGATTTTAGAATGGCTGCAAGGAATGCCTTGAATGCTG GTTTTGATGGAGTCGAGATCCATGGGGCTCATGGCTACCTAATTGACCAGTTTATGAAAGATAAAGTGAATGATCGGACTGATCAATATGGTGGGTCTCTAGAGAACCGTTGCCGTTTTGCCTTGGAGGTTGTTGAAGCTGTAGCCAATGAGATAGGAGCAGATAAACTTGGAATTAGGTTATCTCCTTTTGCAGACTATATGGAATCAGGGGACTCAAATCCTAAGGCTCTGGGACTTTACATGGCTGAATCCTTGAACAAACTTGGAATTTTATACTGCCACATGGTTGAGCCGAGAATGAAAACAGCCTGGGAAAAATCTGACTGTCCAAATAGTCTTGTGCCCATGAGAAAGGCTTTCAAAGGTTCTTTTATTGCTGCTGGAGGTTATAACAACGAAGATGGAAACAAAGCTGTGGAAGAAAACCGGGCAGACCTTGTTGCTTTTGGTCGATTTTTCTTGGCTAATCCAGATTTACCAAGGAGATTTGAGCTTAATGCTCCTCTCGAAAAGTACATCAGAGAAACATTCTACATATCAGATCCTGTGCTCGGCTATACTGATTATCCATTTCTTGAAGCCACTGCTTAA